Proteins encoded together in one Musa acuminata AAA Group cultivar baxijiao chromosome BXJ3-6, Cavendish_Baxijiao_AAA, whole genome shotgun sequence window:
- the LOC135640671 gene encoding uncharacterized protein LOC135640671 — MVDVDRHMAALTPAHAAGLRRLSSRAAAAPSSSSRRRGLHSHRPLAEDVLSHLRASSVPLGPGLSEPELARLEAELFLSFPPDLRALLALALPSAPGFPDWRAPRPGRLLRLPLAAAALQVAHGALWPRSWGPCPAEPVRALRCARAALRRAPLLLPLFRRCYLPCYPCLAGNPIFYVDDTRVFSCALDLADFFQRHFAALQPPAPSFPRSLDATAGFSPRRIDFWSEAAFDSHCRNSYSSSSSSSLCTSSSSAPETPSSSSSSPPLDRERFVEIPTPRLTWFTSYLDRLGSVLRQGGWGESDISEMVYMSSTGAFNGYQDAAVDAEAVLDALLVKVDVCSDSLLRAGWGSDEFPDTLDLDLGPRRGTERHPPVKVPPAIALKIEKLAEAVR, encoded by the coding sequence ATGGTGGACGTCGACCGCCACATGGCGGCCCTGACACCCGCCCACGCCGCCGGCCTCCGCCGCCTCTCCTCCCGCGCTGCCGctgctccctcctcctcctcccgtcgCCGCGGCCTCCACTCCCACCGCCCCCTCGCCGAGGATGTCCTCTCCCACCTCCGCGCGTCTTCCGTCCCCCTCGGCCCGGGACTCTCCGAGCCCGAGCTCGCCCGTCTTGAGGCCgagctcttcctctccttccccccGGACCTCCGCGCCCTCCTCGCCCTCGCCCTCCCCTCCGCTCCCGGCTTCCCGGACTGGCGCGCCCCCCGCCCCGGTCGCCTCCTACGCCTCCccctcgccgccgccgccctTCAGGTCGCCCATGGCGCTCTCTGGCCCCGCTCCTGGGGGCCTTGCCCCGCTGAGCCCGTGCGTGCCCTCCGCTGCGCCCGCGCCGCCCTGCGCCGTGCTCCCTTGCTTCTTCCGCTCTTCCGTCGCTGCTACCTCCCCTGTTACCCCTGCCTTGCTGGGAACCCCATCTTCTACGTGGACGACACCCGCGTCTTCTCCTGCGCCCTCGACCTGGCCGACTTCTTCCAGCGCCATTTCGCGGCCCTTCAGCCCCCGGCGCCCTCCTTTCCCCGGAGCCTCGACGCCACCGCCGGATTCAGCCCCCGCCGAATAGACTTCTGGAGCGAAGCCGCCTTCGACAGCCACTGCCGAAACTCCtattcatcgtcgtcgtcgtcgtccttgTGCACCTCCTCTTCATCCGCTCCCGAGACGCCTTCCTCGTCCTCGTCATCACCGCCACTGGACCGGGAGCGGTTCGTGGAGATCCCGACGCCAAGACTGACCTGGTTCACGAGCTACCTGGACCGGCTCGGCTCGGTCCTGAGGCAAGGCGGGTGGGGGGAATCGGACATCAGTGAGATGGTCTACATGTCGTCTACGGGGGCCTTCAACGGCTACCAGGACGCCGCGGTCGACGCGGAGGCGGTTCTCGACGCGCTGCTCGTGAAGGTGGACGTCTGCTCCGACTCGCTACTTAGAGCTGGCTGGGGCTCCGACGAGTTCCCCGACACGCTGGACCTCGACCTCGGGCCGCGAAGAGGGACGGAACGCCACCCACCGGTGAAGGTACCGCCGGCGATTGCTCTTAAAATCGAGAAGCTCGCCGAGGCGGTGCGCTGA